In bacterium, the following proteins share a genomic window:
- the corA gene encoding magnesium/cobalt transporter CorA, whose amino-acid sequence MLKRFRKSSRTVGLPPGTPVYTGEIRKEEKVRITLFKYDESQFQEREVDDIERGFRLSENLTVSWINIDGIHRPEIVQQVAQQFGLHSLTVEDIVNIHQRPKVEEFESYVFVVLKMLYLDEATDQVIAEQISIVLGSGFVLSFQEREGDVFKSIRDRIRGANARIRHKGADYLAYCLIDAVVDHYFTILERMGDDIEKLEEQILSEPSRETLQGIWRSKSEIMFIRRCIWPLREVIGGLQRLESSLVQESTNLFLRDAHDHIIQIIDTVESFRDTLTGMLDTYLSTISNRMNEVMKVLTIIATIFIPLTFIAGVYGMNFKFMPELEWGFGYFAVLIAMGIVALGMVIYFFRKKWF is encoded by the coding sequence ATGCTGAAGCGATTCAGAAAATCATCCAGAACGGTCGGCTTGCCTCCGGGCACACCTGTTTACACGGGAGAGATAAGAAAAGAAGAGAAGGTCAGAATCACGCTCTTCAAATATGACGAGTCGCAATTCCAGGAAAGAGAAGTAGATGACATCGAGAGGGGCTTCCGGCTTTCGGAGAATCTGACCGTAAGCTGGATCAACATCGATGGGATTCACAGGCCCGAGATCGTCCAACAGGTTGCTCAGCAATTTGGCCTCCACTCACTGACAGTCGAGGATATCGTCAACATCCACCAACGTCCCAAGGTCGAGGAGTTCGAATCCTACGTCTTTGTGGTCCTCAAGATGCTCTATCTCGACGAGGCGACAGACCAGGTGATCGCTGAGCAGATTAGCATCGTACTTGGCTCGGGCTTCGTTCTGTCGTTTCAGGAACGTGAAGGAGACGTATTCAAAAGCATCCGAGATAGGATACGCGGCGCTAACGCACGCATCAGGCACAAGGGCGCCGATTACCTTGCTTATTGCCTAATTGACGCCGTTGTTGATCATTACTTCACGATTCTGGAGCGCATGGGGGACGATATCGAGAAACTGGAAGAGCAGATTCTGAGCGAGCCCTCAAGGGAGACGCTTCAAGGCATCTGGCGGTCTAAGAGCGAGATCATGTTCATCAGGCGATGCATTTGGCCATTGAGAGAGGTGATCGGTGGCCTTCAAAGGCTCGAAAGCTCACTTGTTCAGGAATCCACAAACCTGTTCTTGAGAGATGCCCACGATCATATCATCCAGATCATCGATACCGTTGAGTCCTTTAGGGACACCCTCACAGGGATGCTTGACACGTATCTTTCGACAATCAGCAACAGGATGAATGAAGTGATGAAGGTACTGACCATCATCGCAACGATATTCATCCCGCTGACTTTCATCGCAGGAGTCTATGGGATGAATTTCAAATTCATGCCGGAGCTCGAGTGGGGTTTTGGCTATTTCGCGGTTCTGATTGCGATGGGCATCGTTGCGTTAGGGATGGTAATCTATTTCTTCAGGAAAAAGTGGTTTTAA
- a CDS encoding ABC-2 family transporter protein, which translates to MKNLPHIISIVASFIAQRAKMSMAYRFDFFISTVSTIAFGVMNISLLYAICSRIPTLLGWSFYELLLIYGLGELNFGVFAMFFTFLYRVPSHYIVEGKLDQKLTRPVPIYLQLAAEGFNFKDIIIVAKGLGIVIYASAQLSLDISLSRQLMIALLCMSAVAIYASVFTIFASFSFWVMDRTGFFNPLFPISDFSRFPLTIYPLGIRLFLTWLIPFAFVAFYPATVLLDRGEFLTMASIAPLVALVFVLIASRVWKAGLARYESTGT; encoded by the coding sequence GTGAAGAACCTTCCCCACATCATCAGTATCGTGGCCTCATTCATTGCGCAGCGTGCGAAGATGTCGATGGCGTATCGGTTCGATTTTTTCATAAGCACGGTGTCCACGATAGCGTTCGGCGTGATGAACATCTCGCTTCTTTACGCGATCTGCTCTAGAATTCCAACGCTTCTGGGCTGGTCGTTCTATGAGCTCCTGCTGATCTATGGATTAGGCGAGCTCAACTTCGGCGTGTTCGCCATGTTCTTCACCTTCCTCTATCGCGTGCCGTCGCACTACATCGTCGAGGGAAAGCTCGACCAGAAGCTCACCCGGCCTGTGCCAATCTACCTACAACTGGCTGCCGAGGGGTTCAATTTCAAGGACATAATCATAGTCGCAAAAGGTTTAGGCATCGTCATCTACGCCTCAGCACAACTCTCGCTCGACATCTCACTCTCTCGACAGCTGATGATTGCCTTGCTCTGCATGAGTGCGGTCGCAATCTACGCCTCGGTATTCACGATATTCGCCTCGTTCTCATTCTGGGTAATGGACCGAACGGGCTTCTTCAATCCCCTGTTTCCGATTAGCGACTTCTCGCGATTCCCATTGACGATCTACCCGCTTGGCATCCGCCTCTTCTTGACGTGGCTCATCCCCTTCGCATTCGTGGCGTTCTATCCCGCAACGGTCCTCTTGGACCGTGGTGAGTTCCTGACGATGGCAAGCATTGCGCCCCTCGTCGCACTAGTTTTTGTGCTTATCGCCTCGCGCGTCTGGAAAGCAGGTCTCGCCCGCTACGAGTCAACAGGCACCTAA